A genomic segment from Nicotiana tabacum cultivar K326 chromosome 7, ASM71507v2, whole genome shotgun sequence encodes:
- the LOC107763376 gene encoding geraniol 8-hydroxylase-like → MDYYILYVLGSIFTCSLLFVLPKIHSKKLPPGPTPWPIIGNLHLLGAKPHKSLANLAKIYGPIMSLKLGQITTIVISSSAMAKQVLQKQDLAFSTRFIPDALQAHNHYKFSVPWLPVCTQWRTLRRILNTNILSYNRLDANQHLRSQKVKELLAYCAKCCQQGEAVDVGQVAFKTSLNLLSNTLFSKDLADPFSDSKVELKEVIWSITTEVGKPNLVDFFPIFEKIDPQGIRRRTTICFGKLFKLFDELINERLKEKRRNRGEKSDVLEALLDISAKNPEEIGQNHIKSMFLDLFGAGTDTTTSTLEWAMAEMLRQPEIMRKAQVELGEVIGKGKIVEEADVSQLPYLQCIIKETLRMHPPFPLLVPRKVEQDVELCDYIIPKGSQVLVNAWAIGRDSTFWKDPLVFRPERFWNLDLDMRGKDFELIPFGAGRRICPGLPLALRMVQVMLGSLLNSFNWKLEVGIEAQELNMEEKFGITLAKAHPLRAIPSLVPDLKGH, encoded by the exons ATGGATTACTATATACTTTATGTGTTGGGATCAATTTTTACCTGCAGTTTGCTTTTTGTTCTACCAAAAATACACAGCAAAAAACTTCCACCAGGGCCAACACCATGGCCAATCATAGGAAACCTTCACTTATTAGGTGCAAAACCTCATAAATCACTAGCCAATCTTGCAAAAATCTATGGTCCAATCATGAGTTTAAAACTTGGCCAAATAACTACAATTGTCATTTCTTCATCAGCCATGGCAAAACAAGTCCTTCAGAAACAAGACTTAGCCTTTTCAACTAGATTTATTCCTGATGCACTTCAAGCACACAATCATTACAAATTCTCTGTGCCATGGCTTCCTGTCTGTACTCAATGGCGAACGCTTCGGCGAATCTTGAATACCAATATCCTATCTTACAATAGGCTTGATGCAAATCAACATTTAAGATCTCAAAAGGTGAAAGAATTGCTTGCTTATTGTGCAAAATGTTGTCAACAAGGTGAAGCTGTGGATGTAGGTCAAGTTGCTTTCAAGACTTCTCTCAATTTGTTATCAAACACCCTTTTCTCTAAGGACTTGGCTGACCCCTTTTCGGATTCAAAG GTAGAGCTCAAGGAGGTGATTTGGAGCATCACGACTGAGGTTGGGAAGCCTAACCTAGTTGATTTTTTCCCCATATTTGAAAAGATTGATCCTCAAGGGATAAGGCGTCGCACAACTATTTGTTTTGGTAAGTTGTTTAAGCTTTTTGATGAGTTGATCAACGAGCGAttgaaggaaaagagaagaaatcGCGGTGAAAAGAGTGATGTTTTGGAAGCGCTCCTCGACATCAGTGCAAAAAATCCTGAAGAGATTGGTCAGAATCACATCAAGTCCATGTTCCTG GACCTATTTGGTGCGGGGACTGATACAACAACAAGCACATTGGAATGGGCAATGGCAGAAATGCTTAGACAACCTGAGATTATGAGAAAAGCACAAGTTGAGCTTGGAGAAGTCattggaaaaggaaaaatagtagAAGAAGCTGATGTTTCCCAACTTCCTTACTTGCAATGCATTATCAAGGAAACCTTAAGAATGCACCCACCATTTCCGTTACTTGTCCCGCGAAAAGTGGAGCAAGACGTTGAACTGTGTGACTATATTATCCCGAAGGGCTCACAGGTACTAGTAAACGCGTGGGCCATTGGTCGAGATTCTACTTTTTGGAAGGACCCTTTAGTGTTTAGACCCGAGAGGTTTTGGAACTTGGATTTGGACATGCGAGGGAAAGATTTTGAATTGATTCCATTTGGTGCTGGTCGAAGAATATGCCCTGGCTTACCATTAGCATTAAGAATGGTTCAAGTAATGTTGGGTTCACTCTTGAATTCCTTCAATTGGAAGCTTGAAGTTGGCATCGAGGCACAAGAATTAAACATGGAGGAGAAATTTGGTATAACCTTAGCCAAAGCCCATCCTTTGCGAGCTATCCCATCCTTAGTGCCTGATTTGAAGGGTCATTAA
- the LOC107775051 gene encoding geraniol 8-hydroxylase, translated as MDYFTLVFGSIFACVFLLFLSKRNKKLPPGPIQLPIIGNLFHLLGAKPHISLANLAKIYGPIMSLKLGQITTIVISSSTMAKQVLQNQDQAFSNRFIPNALQAHNYSKFSVTWLPVNPTWRTLRRILNSNILSLTKLDSNQHLRSQKVQQLVDYVAKCSQEGEAVIIGKAAFKTSLNFLSNILFSKDLVDPFFDSKVELKDVIWNILAEAGKPNLVDFFPILENIDPQRIRRNTDIHFNKLFVLFDDLINERLEEKRSRSIKNDVLEVFLKIREENSEEIDQNHINSLLLDIFIGGTNTTTSTVEWAMAEILRQPEIMKKVQAELAEVVGKGKPIKEDDVSRLPYLQCIVKETLRMHPPVPFLLPRKVEQDVELCDYIIPKGSQVLVNVWAISRDSALWEEPLVFKPERFWSSELDVRGKDFELIPFGAGRRICPGLPLAASRMVPVMVGSLLNSFNWKLEEGIKPEELDMEEKFGITLAKACPLRAIAYPI; from the exons ATGGATTACTTTACACTTGTGTTTGGATCAATTTTTGCTTgcgtttttcttctttttctatcaaaaagaaacaaaaagctTCCACCAGGACCAATACAACTGCCAATAATAGGaaatttatttcatttattagGTGCAAAACCTCATATATCACTAGCCAATCTTGCCAAAATCTATGGTCCAATTATGAGTTTAAAACTTGGCCAAATAACCACAATTGTCATTTCTTCATCAACCATGGCAAAACAAGTCCTTCAAAATCAAGATCAAGCATTTTCCAATAGATTTATCCCTAATGCACTTCAAGCACACAACTATTCCAAATTCTCAGTGACGTGGCTCCCCGTTAATCCGACGTGGCGAACCCTTCGACGAATCTTGAACTCCAACATCCTCTCACTCACTAAACTTGATTCAAATCAACACTTAAGATCACAAAAGGTACAACAGTTGGTTGATTATGTTGCAAAATGTAGTCAAGAAGGTGAAGCTGTGATCATTGGCAAAGCTGCTTTCAAGACCTCTCTCAATTTCTTGTCCAATATTCTCTTCTCTAAGGACTTGGTTGACCCTTTTTTTGATTCAAAG GTAGAGTTGAAGGACGTGATTTGGAACATCTTGGCCGAGGCTGGGAAGCCTAACCTAGTGGATTTTTTTCCCATACTTGAAAACATTGATCCTCAACGAATTAGGCGTAACACAGACATTCATTTCAATAAGTTGTTTGTGCTTTTCGATGATTTGATCAACGAGCGATTGGAGGAAAAGAGGAGCAGAAGTATAAAGAATGATGTTTTGGAAGTGTTTCTcaaaattagagaagaaaattCGGAAGAAATCGATCAGAATCACATCAATTCCTTGCTCCTG GACATATTCATTGGCGGTACTAATACGACGACAAGTACAGTGGAATGGGCAATGGCAGAAATACTTAGACAACCTGAGATTATGAAGAAAGTCCAAGCTGAGCTTGCAGAAGTCGTTGGAAAAGGAAAACCAATAAAAGAAGATGATGTTTCTCGACTCCCCTACTTGCAATGTATTGTCAAAGAAACCTTAAGAATGCACCCACCAGTTCCTTTCTTACTCCCACGCAAAGTAGAGCAAGATGTTGAATTGTGTGATTACATCATCCCGAAGGGCTCACAA GTACTAGTTAATGTGTGGGCAATCAGTCGAGACTCAGCTTTGTGGGAGGAGCCACTAGTGTTTAAACCTGAGAGGTTCTGGAGTTCAGAATTGGACGTGCGAGGCAAAGATTTTGAATTGATTCCATTTGGTGCTGGGCGAAGAATATGCCCTGGCTTACCTCTGGCAGCATCGAGAATGGTTCCAGTAATGGTAGGCTCACTCTTGAATTCCTTCAATTGGAAACTTGAAGAAGGCATTAAGCCAGAAGAACTAGACATGGAGGAGAAGTTTGGTATCACTTTAGCCAAGGCCTGTCCTTTGCGAGCTATCGCATATCCTATTTGA